Sequence from the Rutidosis leptorrhynchoides isolate AG116_Rl617_1_P2 chromosome 3, CSIRO_AGI_Rlap_v1, whole genome shotgun sequence genome:
CAGTAtatattttgaaagtgcacaagtagACAGAGACAGGAGTAAAAATGGAGACAGATAGTGAAATGAAGGTATCAAAGTTTAAGAGGATTTGTGTTTTTTGTGGAAGTAGTCAGGGCAGAAAAAGCAGCTATCAAGATGCTGCTATTGAGCTAGGAAAAGAATTGGTATTTTTGTTTTTCAATATTTATttcttaattcataaaaataaataaaatgggaTTCCTCAAAAAGTGttctttttttttgtttgtttaaaATCTTGTTTTAATTGCTTGCATCTTTCTGTGGTTTCTTTAAGTCCAACAACAAGAATGTGTGGTTTTTCAAGATTTTGGTTCTGAAATCaacaataaaaatgtgatattTATTTCTGAAATCAAcaataaaaatgtgatctttatgtTCAAGATTGTGGGTTTTTTGGCTCCTTACTTCCATTGCAAGTCTCAGCCTTTGCATGTTGATGATTTTCTAAGTTCTTTACAAGATATGTTCATTACTCACTAGGTTTCATATCCCTGAGATACCCTCAATTTAGTACATATTTTgttgttaaaataaataaatagtatACATGTAATGTACTAATGTACTAATATAATACCAATATTCAGACCTGAAAAATCTTTTTTGTAACTGTAATGGCCATGTCAAATTCTCCAATTTTTATAACCCTAGAAGCTTGCAGCTGAATATGAAGGGTTTTATCATGGCTTTGATTAAAAtcaaattaataatattataatttgtaggtttcaaGAAACATTGATCTGGTGTATGGAGGAGGTAGCATTGGCTTAATGGGATTGGTCTCACAAGCTGTTCATGATGGTGGTCGCCATGTCATTgggtaatttaattaattaataatacaaaaaataaaaatatgtgTTTTTGATACTTACTAGCTTGTAAAGGTTTGTTGTAGTTGTAGCCAAGACTTAAGACTAACAAATGATGATTAAGAAACAGAATCTGAGTGGTGTCTGTGTTGAGGTTTTCATTGATTAATACGAGTTTAAAACTAACTTTTTGTCATGTTCTTGTCTCTCTTATGTTGCAGGGTTATTCCCAAAACTCTCATGCCTCGAGAGGTATGTTCAATAGCAATTAAAAAGTCATTAAgcttttcatatttttaaattaattaaagaATACAGTGTATAATTAATTAATGATATACTAATTAGTATTTAGTATCTATAAAGTAAAAGGGAACATACACATACTATTGTATATGTTGCTGCAATGTTTGAAATATAAAAATACTTGTTTATCAACATAATTTATTGTAATGATTAGTTTTAATGATATGTATATTTGAGGGCAGGATGGATGTATATTGTTTTTTAATttcaaatgttttttttttttccttttgtgGAGTCATTTTTTTTCCTGATATTTTCAGCCTGTAAAGTTAACCTCTTGTACCTTTCTTCCTTGGCATTTAGTTTCTGAATATGCattcaaatacatatatatatatatatatatatataaaggggagtgattcgtacaccaccagtTTTTAGCCGTGCATCATCAAACATGCACTAAGATGTTGTACTGttcaacactgtaaagcatgtttagtggtgtatggctaaaaattagtggtgtacgaatcatcacccatatataaattattatgtatgtatatgtaatatgtatgagTATGTGTACTGCAACACTGAATCTGTAAAAGATAAATGGAAGTCCACCAATTCTGTAACACTCATCATTGAATTACTGTCCAACATAATTCAGCATAAACTTCTTACTCTCCCCCTAGCAACTTTTTTCCATTTTtctttatataataaaataatatattttttttagtactagtaatatatatttatatttatatatatttatttgattggTTTGCAGTTAACTGGTGAAACAGTAGGAGAAGTGAAAGCAGTGGCAGATATGCACCAAAGGAAAGCAGAAATGGCAAAGCATTCTGATGCTTTTATTGCATTACCAGGTTAGTATATAAACTGCAACATACATATATGTCTCATATTCTTTCATTGAAATCATAGTCAATTTATCAATGCTGCCTctatttgttttattattattattctttcatTCAAATGTATATCCAAGTGTGTCTCACTATATACATTGTTTAATGTGGCAATGTTTATGTCACATGATTAGAAAATTGAATATTTCCTAGAGGTGGGGCAATGAAAAGGACCCACAATAGAGTGAATGATGGCATGtgttattatattaaataaatattacttgcAAGAACATGAAATAAATGTTGTTTGACAAAACCGTAGATTGTCCGAGACAACTTAACCCTGAGTTCGATATTATAACCCAACGACCCCACCTAATAAAGGTTTGATGCTTGTAAAATATCTTCACTGATATCCCATATACGACGGGAACAAGGGTCGAATCCGCTCCAATATTTGGCAAGGCTTCCATATGTGGGACCCAGTTACAATTTACAAAGAACTGGTACTACCGAGTCACTGGCTCGGTGGTGAAATAAATGTTGTTACATTTTAGCTAAACATATAACGAGTTTAAAATTAACATCTTATTCCCTTTTTCTTGTTTGTTTCCATACATATCTACCGAACTAAACTTAAGATAAACGTTTAATGGATATGTATGTTTTCTTTACACATATATAATAAGCTAAaatgtatatttatttattaatactgcAATTACTTTAAGAACAGTGTAAAGTGTTGGGTATTTTGATGGAAAGGGAATACTAGTGAACATTCAAAGCTAAAACTAGTAAAATGTTGACTTTGACCTTCTAATTTGATAGATATAATAATAGCAAATTCTTCCTTTATTATTCAAATTCCCTGACTATAATTGAATTTCAAAAAACATGATTCAGGGTTATAAAATGACTCAAAATTCCAAAACTGAGATAGATAGAGTTCTTGGTTTTGCAATTAACAAAGGTACAATAATGTATGCAGAAGCTACATTGTTTTTTGCAGTACACAAGTCAAGTTGTGCTTTTGAATTTATAATTACCATACTATCCCTATTTTTTTCATTGAACTTTTTTTGCTTCATTGTGATCATATATCAAGAAATTGAATAGGTGGTGCTATGAAAGTGACTGTTTTGAGGAAGCTTTATGGTCAAAACCCCTCCTAATAGTCATAAATTAGCATTTTTGTGATATTAAATTTCTGCaccattttttttttatcttctgTGAGTGTACAATCACTGCTCACTGCTGTGATCCCATTTAAGGAAACTTATATAATTATGGCTACATTTGACCAAATTTGAGAGGCTCACTCCTTTCAAAAAACTTGAAACTTAATGTTTATGGTATGTCTATAAAATGCATACAAGAAGTGTCTATTGATCAATGGGTTATGATTTCTATGAGTTCTTGATTAGAAAAAGGGAAACTTTAGAATTTAAgatgaaaatatatttttatttttttttgtaacatGAAATGCAGGTGGATATGGCACTCTTGAAGAGCTACTTGAAGTGATAACATGGGCTCAACTAGGCATACACGATAAGCCGGTAAATTCAAAATATTTGATTAATTTAAATCACAAAATAAGTAAACTACTACTCCGTATTAAATAATTAACCCGACAGATAAAAAAATGATCAAAAAGACTAAATGTTGCAGGTTGGTTTGTTAAATGTGGATGGATACTACAACTCGTTACTGTCGTTCATTGATACAGCGGTTGAAGAAGGGTTCATCAGCCCAAGCGCTCGTCACATTATTGTGTTGGCGCCAACCGCTAAGATTCTGGTCCGAAAACTTGAGGTATGTCTCCAAAACCTTTGACTTTAGAGGTCAAACCAGCGTAAAAGTCAACTGTTTGACCCTGTTTCAATGTCCAATAACAGGAGTATGTGCCTTGCCATGAAAGAGTTGCATCAAAGCTAAGCTGGGAAATGGAGCAACAACTTGGGTACACTGACTATGATATCTCTAGATGATCAGCTCAGATGGGTGTTTTTGTTTTTGCCTTTTTTGATTTAAGGGTAATGTGGTACTAAAAAAAGGTGCTAACTTTGAAAGGGATTTTGCTCTAATTAGAATCTTGATTGATGTGAAGGAGTTTAGTCTTCTTCTTTTGTAAATTATTGATTGAAGTTGTAAAGACTCAGAAATATGTGGGCTAAACTTGCACTTATTTTGTCACCCTTTCTATTTAATTGTAAGATACAATATTAGATGCTAATGGAATTGCAATTTCTCTCATTTTAAATGTTTTGCAACCTAGTCTCCTAAAGGGATTTTAAATGTTGATCACACTTGAATCTTCACCTTTTATAATATTCAGTATTTCTACTtctatttttttttgggctaaaatACGCAAACTTTATAACAAAGTCTTTTAGATAGCCATATCTAttgttagggttttttttttttttgttcccgAGCTTTGTGATTATTTCGTTGTATTTCTACTTCTATTAATACCAAAAAATGATGGGCCATGAGTTTCATATGTCACTAGGTTAAACATTCAATGTATGCATATATTATCTTTTACAAGATTCATCATTCAATGTACATGAAAAAAGAGGTAAGAAATACATCATTGTTTCTCGTGTCCAATTTTGCTATCTAAACCAACTTATTTTCATTTTTCACATAAAGAATCaaataaaaaagaatttttttttttaaagcaaaattCCATTAATAACCATACCAACGAATATTACAAAGTTACATATAAAAAGCACATGAAATATGCTCCACATCGAGATTTATGCCTATATCTATATACAAGATTGAGATATTAACGCATAAGAGTGAAAATGTAGCTAATATTTAACTCACGCCCGTACGAGTGTTAGATGTAAACACGAAGAATCCTGGATTTATTAACCAATGGTGCCATTCGAGCCTCGATTTTTTCATTCTCTTAGAAATCCATTGGAAGCTTTTTAGTTGAATGTTGTTAAGAATTGTAGATGTATTCCATATGCCTTTGCGGAAAATTTTGCAGTTTCGATTCCTCCAAATAGTATACGCGCATACCCATTTCGAAGCTTGACATATTCTTCTACCGGAGAAAGAGTTTATGTTTTGATGGTCACTTTAAAAATGTCCTCGATGTTTGTGATGGTATCATCAGTGAATCCCCACCAACGATGAAAAGCATCCCATAATGATTTCGAATGTAAGCATTTGACAAAAACATGTTCAACCGATTCCAAGTCATTATCACATAGCAGACATGTTACGGTGTCAAGATCAAATCCACGTTTATCCAATTCCAAACGAACATGTAATCTTTGAAGGCGAGCTCTCCAAACAAAAATACCCACTTTGAGAGGGATTGAAGTGTTACGTAAGGTGTTGATCGATAGTGACGTTGGCAAGAAGAGTTGTAAGTCGATAACATTACTTTTTAGTGATAAAATCACCACTCGAGTCAAGTGTCCATGACCACCTGTCCCTTCGATTGAGCAAGGTTACATTGGTCAGCAAATTAGATAACACCTTGAGTTCGTCAAGAGCGCGACCCCTTAAAGGTCTCTTCCAGTTCCACGCAATTCTTTCTCCATCGGGTGCATTGAATATATCTTTAACTGTGATGTTTTAAATCTTCGACAGCAACATAGTCTCTTAAACCTGTCTTTGAAACGTGCATCTCCAAACCAAATATCGTTCCAGAATTGAATTGTATCACCATCTCCAATATCTCTCGAAAAAGAATTAGAAAAGTCCACTCCCAGGCCGTCAATTTCTGTTGCAGTTTTGACAATGTTATTCCACGTGGTGTTGCAGCCTCTGAACCTGCAATTAGACACGAAAAAACCACCATCCCGCCCATATAAACTAGCGTTAACCTTAACTTAAAGAGCATTTGTTTTCGTTTTAAAGCGCCATGTCCATTTTCCAAGTAAAGCGAGATTTTTGGGAAGTAAGGAAGCAATATTTAATCCACCATAATCATAAGGAAAAATAGATCGATTCCATTTAATCCAATTTAGTTTTTTAACCGACCCGGAACCACCCCAAAAAAATGATCAACGAAAAGCTTCAAGTGAATTGATTATACCTCCAGAAGCACGatataaagaaaaataataaagTGGAATGCTAGTGAGTACCGATTTGACAAGAGTTAACCTCCCACGGAAAGAAAGTGATTTCGCCTTCCAATCCGAGAGCCTTTTCTTTATTTTATCAATACCCGGTTGCCAGAAAGTTGCATTCTTTGACTTAACCTTAATGGGCAGACCCAAATACGTGAAAAGGAATTCACCTGCTTTGCATCCACATTTACTAGCCGTATTCTAGAGCTCACTTTTTGAGACTCCTACACCGAAGATGCTTCTTTTATGAAAGTTAATCTTTAACCCGGATAAGTCTTCGAAGCACTTTAACAGTTTCATGGTAATGGAAATGTTTCTCCAACTCCACTCACCAAAGAATATAGTGTCATCAGCGTATTGTAAATGTGAGATCGAGACTTTATCATTGCCAACATCAATACCTTTGATTTTACCTGCCTCAATTGCACGTTTGATTAAAAAATTCAGGCCCTCTGCTGCGATTATAAAAAGGAAGGGAGAAATTCGATCCCCTTGACGCACGCCTCTCTGCGGATTGAATTCATTTGTCGGAGAACCATTTACAAGAGCCGAGATAGAAGTGGAACATAAATAAGCCACCCATTTAAATTTGATACTACTACTAATTTTTAATATGGTAAATTCAAACCGGTCATGATTTAAAAGCGGCTAATCAataaagaacatatttttctttataagtatcattatcagAAATAGTAAAAGCTTAAAAAGTTTAAAATGTGCATATAAAAATGATATGAAGCTTTCAAAGTTTTAAATGTATCCAAATTGGA
This genomic interval carries:
- the LOC139896061 gene encoding cytokinin riboside 5'-monophosphate phosphoribohydrolase LOG3, with protein sequence METDSEMKVSKFKRICVFCGSSQGRKSSYQDAAIELGKELVSRNIDLVYGGGSIGLMGLVSQAVHDGGRHVIGVIPKTLMPRELTGETVGEVKAVADMHQRKAEMAKHSDAFIALPGGYGTLEELLEVITWAQLGIHDKPVGLLNVDGYYNSLLSFIDTAVEEGFISPSARHIIVLAPTAKILVRKLEEYVPCHERVASKLSWEMEQQLGYTDYDISR